GCGCGACGGCCCGACCCACCGGGCCGCGTTAGCCTGTGGTGCGTGGCTGACCTCACCCTGACTGCGAAGAACCCCGCCCGCATCGCCGCCGACGCCCTCGTCGTCGGGACGTGCCTCACGTCCGACGGCGTCGCCGTCGTCGCCGACCAGCTCCCCGCACCCCTGGTGGAGCAGATCGAGACCCTCGCCCCCCGGCTCGGCGTCACCGGCGCCCGCCAGGAGATCCGCACCCTGCCCGCCGGCCCGGACGTCGCCGCCGACGTCCTCGTCCTGACCGGCCTCGGCGAGCGCGAGCCCGACGGCACCTTCGACCGCGAGGTGCTGCGCGAGTCCGCCGGCGCCGCGGTGCGCTCGCTCGCCGGCTCCGCCTCCGTCGTCGTCGCGCTCCCCGCCGTGGACGAGGCCGAGCTGGGCGCCGTCGTCGAGGGCGCCCTCTACGGCGCCTACGCCTACACCACCTACCGGGACGCGAAGGCCGCCGCCAAGCAGGCGCCCGTCGGCACCCTCCAGGTGGCGACGACGTTCGCGCGCTCCGCCGCCGCGAAGGCCGCCGTCGAGCGTGCCGAGATCCTCGCCGCGGCCGTGCACGGCACCCGCGACCTCGTCAACACCGCCCCGAACGACCTCTACCCGGCCTCGTTCGCCGACGCCGCCAAGACCGCCGTCAAGGAGCTCGGCGCCAAGGGCGTGAAGGTGACGGTCCTGGACGACAAGCAGCTCGCCGCGGGCGGCTACGGCGGCCTCACGGGCGTCGGCCAGGGCTCCGCCCGCGGCCCCCGCCTGGTCAAGGTCGCCTACACGCCCGCGAAGGCCACCTCGAAGGTCGCGCTCGTCGGCAAGGGCATCACCTTCGACACCGGCGGCATCTCGATCAAGCCCGCGGCCGGCATGGACGCCATGAAGTCCGACATGGCCGGCGCCGCCGCCGTCCTGCACACGGTCGTGGCCGCCGCGCGCCTGGGCCTGCCCGTCGCCGTCACCGGCTACCTCTGCCTCGCCGAGAACATGCCCGGCGGCAACGCGCAGCGCCCCGGCGACGTCGTCGCGATCCGCGGCGGCAAGACCGTCGAGATCCTCAACACCGACGCCGAGGGCCGTCTCGTCATGGCCGACGGTCTCGTGTCCGCCGTCGAGGACGGCCACGACGTCGTCCTCGACATCGCCACGCTGACCGGCGCCCAGATGGTCGCGCTCGGCCGCCGCGTGTCGGGCGTCATGGGCTCCGACGACGTGCGCGACCAGGTCAAGGCCGCCGCCGACACCGTGGGCGAGCAGTTCTGGCCGATGCCGCTGCCCGACGAGCTGGCCGAGGGCCTCAAGTCGAAGGTCGCCGACATCGCGAACGTCGGGGAGCGCTGGGGCGGCATGCTCGCCGCCGGCATCTTCCTGCGCTCGTTCGTCGGTGACACCCCGTGGGCCCACCTCGACATCGCCGGCCCGGCGTTCAACGAGAAGGGCGCCTACGGCTACACGCCCGCGGGCGGCACGGGCACCGGTGTGCGCACCATGCTCGGGTTCCTCGAGAGCCGCGCCGGGGTCTGACGGCCTGGACCCGGCCGGCGGCGCCGGTCGGATCCGTGCCCGGACCGGGCCCCGGTCCTCGCGACGCGACGTCCGCACGCCCCCCACGGGGCGGTCCCCTCGGGGGGACGACGCGCCCGGCGACCGGGGCTCGTCGCGTCAGCGGCGGGTGGCGCGCCTCTTCTGCTCGGCGCGCTGGGCGGTGTTCCAGTCGCGCATGCGCTGGGGGTAGCCCGTGAAGCGGACGTTGTAGACGGGGATGCCGAGCGAGCGTGCGACCTCGAAGCCGGTCCGCTCGTCGGGGACCCGGCGTCGCGTCCACTCCCCCGTGGTCGCCACCAGCAGGACCGTGGCGGGCGTCTGCGCGTTGGGCGGCTCCACGTAGGCCTCGACGCCGACGCGGGAGGACACGAACTCCTGCAGGTGCGCGACGGCCGCGCTCCTGCCCCCGCCGGTCGCGGCGGGGGTCGCCGTCGACGACGGTGCGGGGCGGCCGAGCAGTCGGTCCAGGGCTGACCTCAGGGACATGTCGAGAGACTACCGCCGTGTCCCGGCGGTGAGCACGGTCACCGACGTTCTGACGACGACAGGCACGACCGCCAGCAAATCGTCCCGTACCGGGCACTGTGTACCGAGCATCACATTTCTCGGAGGGGGACCTCGATTGGGGCGGGGCACCAGGAAGTGACAAGATGACTCGGAGTGACCCAGGAAAGCGGCAACCCACACCCATCGGCCGACCACAGAGGTCGGCCGGTCACGGCACGTCGCCTGACCCACTGATCGAAGGAGACTCCACAGGTCATGTCTGAGAACGTGCAGCTGCCTGCACTCGGCGAGTCCGTCACCGAGGGCACCGTCACCCGCTGGCTCAAGTCGGTCGGTGACACCGTCGAGGTCGACGAGCCCTTGCTCGAGGTCTCCACCGACAAGGTCGACACGGAGATCCCGTCCCCGGTCGCCGGTGTGCTCGAGCAGATCCTCGCGGAGGAGGACGAGACCGTCGAGGTCGGTGCCGTGCTGGCCGTCATCGGCGACGGCTCCGGCGCCGGCTCCGCGGGTGCCGCCGAGCAGTCCGCCCCCGCCGAGCCCGAGGCCCCCGCCGAGCCCGAGGCCCCCGCCGAGCCCGAGCAGTCCGCCCCCGCCGAGGCCACCCCGGCCGAGGCGCCCGCCGCCGAGTCCGCCCCGGCGTCGTCCGGCCCCGCCGAGGGCACCGAGGTGACCCTCCCGGCGCTCGGCGAGTCCGTCACCGAGGGCACCGTCACCCGCTGGCTCAAGGAGGTCGGTGACGAGGTCGCCGTCGACGAGCCGCTCCTGGAGGTCTCCACCGACAAGGTGGACACCGAGGTGCCGTCCCCCGTGGCGGGCACCCTCCTGGAGGTGCGCGCCGCCGAGGACGAGACCGTCGAGGTCGGCGCCGTCCTGGCGATCATCGGCTCGGGCTCCGCGCCCGCGCCGGCGAAGACCGAGGAGAAGCCGGCTCCCGCCCCGGAGCCCGTC
This Isoptericola jiangsuensis DNA region includes the following protein-coding sequences:
- a CDS encoding leucyl aminopeptidase; protein product: MADLTLTAKNPARIAADALVVGTCLTSDGVAVVADQLPAPLVEQIETLAPRLGVTGARQEIRTLPAGPDVAADVLVLTGLGEREPDGTFDREVLRESAGAAVRSLAGSASVVVALPAVDEAELGAVVEGALYGAYAYTTYRDAKAAAKQAPVGTLQVATTFARSAAAKAAVERAEILAAAVHGTRDLVNTAPNDLYPASFADAAKTAVKELGAKGVKVTVLDDKQLAAGGYGGLTGVGQGSARGPRLVKVAYTPAKATSKVALVGKGITFDTGGISIKPAAGMDAMKSDMAGAAAVLHTVVAAARLGLPVAVTGYLCLAENMPGGNAQRPGDVVAIRGGKTVEILNTDAEGRLVMADGLVSAVEDGHDVVLDIATLTGAQMVALGRRVSGVMGSDDVRDQVKAAADTVGEQFWPMPLPDELAEGLKSKVADIANVGERWGGMLAAGIFLRSFVGDTPWAHLDIAGPAFNEKGAYGYTPAGGTGTGVRTMLGFLESRAGV
- a CDS encoding oxidoreductase, translating into MSLRSALDRLLGRPAPSSTATPAATGGGRSAAVAHLQEFVSSRVGVEAYVEPPNAQTPATVLLVATTGEWTRRRVPDERTGFEVARSLGIPVYNVRFTGYPQRMRDWNTAQRAEQKRRATRR